The following are encoded in a window of Magnolia sinica isolate HGM2019 chromosome 11, MsV1, whole genome shotgun sequence genomic DNA:
- the LOC131218813 gene encoding uncharacterized protein LOC131218813 has protein sequence MRILGLTCFDSGCERNWSTFKAIHTKKRNRLEQKKLNDLVFVQHNKKLQEQFQTRKEKPGFFDPIYLNEFDTDNEWLVETEDPVFTGEDLTWARVEDTAYKSTPGEGTTQRRKMGGIEGRVVVVNPLKRLKRWKKDMGIMIKQKIHHWMLMKY, from the exons atgaggattcttggactcacaTGTTTTGACAGTGGTtgcgagcgcaattggagcacgttcAAGGCG attcataccaagaaaaggaatcgccttgagcaaaaaaagctcaacgatTTGGTTTTCGttcaacataataaaaaattgcaagaacaattccaaactaggaaagaaaagcccggtttctttgaccctatctaCTTAAATGAGTTTGATacagataacgagtggctcgtagagacagAAGACCCGGTATTTACTGGAGAGGACCTGACATGGGCACGAGTTGAAGATACCGCATACAAATCAACACCTGGTGAAGGTACCACTCAAAGGCGAAAGATGGGGGGAATCGAGGGGCGAGTAGTAGTCGTCAACCCGTTGAAGAGATTGAAAAGATGGAAGAAGGATATGGGGATAATGATCAAGCAAaagatccaccattggatgttgatgaagtattag